Proteins encoded in a region of the Schistocerca serialis cubense isolate TAMUIC-IGC-003099 chromosome 6, iqSchSeri2.2, whole genome shotgun sequence genome:
- the LOC126484956 gene encoding V-type proton ATPase 21 kDa proteolipid subunit c''-like, with amino-acid sequence MGASSHAPDVFWFLTATSPYMWAITGIVSSVAVSITGAALGIYTTGTSIVGGSVKAPRIQTRNLISIIFCEAVAIYGIITAIILSGAMKEFQLDEAESNPAFKERNWFSGYLIFCSGLSVGLVNLFSGLSVGIVGSGAALADAAFPIVFVRMLIIEIFASAIGLFGLIVGVYLTSKIHMGD; translated from the coding sequence ATGGGTGCATCCTCTCACGCTCCAGACGTTTTCTGGTTTTTGACAGCGACAAGCCCCTACATGTGGGCCATAACCGGCATAGTATCTTCTGTGGCAGTGTCCATAACTGGAGCGGCATTGGGCATTTATACGACTGGAACCAGCATCGTTGGTGGCAGTGTGAAGGCTCCGCGCATCCAGACGAGGAATCTCATCTCGATCATTTTTTGTGAAGCAGTTGCTATTTATGGCATCATCACAGCTATAATTCTCAGTGGCGCAATGAAGGAATTCCAACTGGATGAAGCAGAAAGTAATCCAGCATTTAAAGAGAGAAACTGGTTTTCTGGTTATTTGATTTTCTGTTCTGGGCTCAGCGTGGGGCTGGTGAATTTGTTTTCCGGTTTGTCCGTTGGGATTGTTGGATCAGGAGCAGCATTAGCAGACGCCGCCTTTCCAATAGTATTCGTCAGAATGCTTATTATTGAGATATTTGCGAGTGCAATTGGATTGTTTGGTCTGATTGTTGGAGTTTACTTAACTTCTAAAATACATATGGGTGACTAA